A window of Paenibacillus sp. 19GGS1-52 contains these coding sequences:
- a CDS encoding AbrB/MazE/SpoVT family DNA-binding domain-containing protein, with product MMKATGIVRKVDELGRIVIPIELRRTMGIDIKDPLEIFVDGEKIILRKYEPTCIFSGSAENLINFKGKMVSKDVLDELISSFDNI from the coding sequence ATGATGAAAGCGACAGGTATTGTAAGAAAAGTGGATGAACTGGGACGTATCGTGATTCCGATTGAACTACGCAGAACGATGGGAATTGACATAAAAGACCCGCTCGAAATTTTCGTGGATGGAGAAAAAATCATTCTTAGAAAATACGAGCCTACTTGTATCTTCTCCGGTAGTGCAGAGAATCTCATCAACTTCAAAGGTAAGATGGTTAGTAAAGATGTTCTCGATGAACTGATCTCAAGCTTTGACAACATTTAA